A stretch of Gymnodinialimonas phycosphaerae DNA encodes these proteins:
- a CDS encoding ferredoxin:protochlorophyllide reductase (ATP-dependent) subunit N has protein sequence MNTPAGIPSGTCRDTPVLKERGQREVFCGLTGIIWLHRKMQDAFFLVIGSRTCAHLLQSAAGVMIFAEPRFGTAILEETDLAGMADAHEELDREVARLLSRRPDIKQLFLVGSCPSEVIKLDLTRAAERLTVEHAPHVRVLNYSGSGIETTFTQGEDACLASMVPVLPSIDQRELMLVGALPDVVEDQAVSLLTQMGIGPIRVLPAPRASDTPGVGPNTVFACLQPFLGDTAAALTRRGATMISAPFPFGEEGTTLWLRAIADEFGVDDETFDRVTAAPRARARKAIANASAALQGKTIFFMPDSQLEIPLARFLTRECGMEAIEVGQPFIHKGLVGPDLDLMPAGPTISEGQDVDKQLDRVRAARPDLTVCGLGLANPLEAEGLTTKWAIELVFTPVHFYEQAGDLAGLFSRPIRRRALLKLEAAE, from the coding sequence ATGAACACCCCCGCCGGCATCCCCTCGGGCACCTGCCGCGACACCCCCGTTCTGAAAGAGCGTGGCCAGCGAGAGGTTTTCTGCGGCCTCACCGGCATCATCTGGTTGCATCGTAAGATGCAGGACGCCTTCTTCCTTGTGATTGGCTCGCGCACCTGCGCCCACCTTCTGCAATCGGCCGCCGGCGTGATGATCTTTGCCGAACCGCGCTTCGGCACTGCGATCCTTGAGGAAACCGATCTTGCCGGCATGGCTGACGCCCATGAAGAGCTGGACCGCGAAGTCGCCCGTCTTCTGTCGCGTCGACCCGACATCAAGCAGCTGTTTCTCGTCGGGTCCTGCCCGTCCGAGGTTATCAAGCTGGATCTCACCCGCGCCGCCGAACGCCTCACCGTTGAACATGCCCCCCACGTCCGGGTGCTGAACTACTCCGGCTCCGGCATCGAGACGACGTTCACCCAAGGCGAAGACGCATGCCTGGCCTCCATGGTCCCCGTCCTGCCTTCCATCGATCAGCGCGAGTTGATGCTTGTAGGTGCACTGCCGGATGTGGTGGAGGATCAGGCCGTTTCCCTGTTGACGCAAATGGGCATCGGCCCGATCCGCGTCCTGCCTGCGCCGCGCGCGTCGGACACCCCCGGCGTCGGCCCCAACACCGTCTTTGCCTGCCTCCAGCCGTTCCTTGGTGACACCGCCGCCGCCCTGACGCGGCGCGGCGCCACGATGATCAGCGCGCCTTTCCCCTTTGGCGAAGAAGGCACGACCCTTTGGCTGCGCGCCATCGCTGATGAATTTGGCGTCGATGATGAGACGTTTGACCGCGTCACCGCAGCCCCCCGCGCCCGGGCCCGCAAGGCCATCGCCAATGCCTCCGCCGCGCTGCAAGGCAAGACGATCTTCTTCATGCCCGACAGTCAGCTGGAAATTCCCCTGGCTCGCTTCCTCACCCGTGAATGTGGCATGGAAGCGATCGAGGTGGGCCAGCCCTTCATCCACAAGGGCCTCGTCGGTCCCGACCTCGACCTTATGCCTGCAGGCCCCACGATCTCCGAAGGCCAGGACGTCGACAAGCAACTCGACCGCGTCCGTGCCGCGCGCCCGGACCTCACCGTTTGCGGCCTCGGCCTCGCTAACCCGCTGGAGGCAGAAGGCCTCACCACGAAATGGGCCATCGAACTGGTCTTCACGCCGGTGCATTTCTACGAGCAGGCAGGCGACCTCGCAGGTCTCTTCTCCC
- the bchF gene encoding 2-vinyl bacteriochlorophyllide hydratase — MTTDTMTVLDSSQLYTPEERARRDATVWTLVQGVLAPVQFLVFLVSLALVIRYLVSGLGYEAATVSIILKTAILLTIMVTGAIWEKVVFGQWLFAPAFFWEDVVSFLVIALHLTYVWALLNGWPTATQMSIALAAYAAYVINAAQFLWKLRQARLGATA, encoded by the coding sequence ATGACGACCGACACCATGACCGTGCTGGACAGCTCGCAGCTCTATACACCAGAAGAACGCGCTCGGCGTGATGCGACGGTCTGGACCTTGGTTCAAGGCGTCCTTGCCCCGGTTCAGTTCCTGGTATTTCTGGTCTCTCTGGCGCTGGTGATCCGCTATCTTGTGTCGGGCCTGGGGTATGAGGCCGCGACGGTTTCGATCATCCTGAAGACCGCCATTCTGCTGACGATCATGGTGACCGGGGCGATCTGGGAAAAGGTTGTGTTCGGCCAATGGCTGTTCGCCCCTGCCTTCTTCTGGGAAGATGTCGTGTCCTTCCTCGTGATCGCTCTGCATCTCACCTACGTCTGGGCGCTGCTCAACGGTTGGCCCACGGCGACACAAATGTCGATCGCCCTGGCGGCCTATGCCGCCTACGTCATCAACGCAGCGCAGTTCCTGTGGAAGCTGCGCCAGGCAAGACTGGGGGCCACGGCATGA